In Brassica napus cultivar Da-Ae chromosome A3, Da-Ae, whole genome shotgun sequence, the sequence TATATgatggtttttttttgaaaggTGGTGTGGGCTGTACCGTAAACTGTAAATGTGAAGGGTGTGAGAACAGATTCGGCGTCAAAGCTTCAGTTTCCAAACCAACAAATAAAGATTAAACAGTTAGGCAAAAGGTTATGTGTACATGCATCTTTACGCTTAGAAAACAAAGTTCAATGTAGTCATATAAATTCAAACGGTACATTGCTAGATGACTAGGTTTATACTTTGTGAAATTTTGGATTGTTTTGCATTGAGAAAAAATGcaattgtttttgttatataaaacGTACAGAATACATAGACTTTTACCATTTCAATTGGTTTCACTAATAAGATATTTAACAGCCTGTTCTTAGAAAAATGCAAATGTTTTAAGAGGAGACCCCGTTCAACTCATTCAAAATCTTCTTCTTAAAGCTTGAAGCCAATAGAAACCCCAATAAAAGGCCCACTAAGGAGCTTAAACAATGAGGCtcattaataaacataaacCGAATCCTAAGCTTATTGAACCAAATCCTGATCTCCAAACCTGTTTAAAACCTTTTCatctgatctctctctctctctatctctcctgATCGATTTACTTCGATAGCTCCTCCAggtgaaaaaaaacaattcacttGAATTTCTCCAAACCCTAGATTCCCAATTTCGTTATTTCTCATTCAATCATCAATTCGATTACTTCTACGCTCAATTCGACGAATCCCTgaagtaattttaattttctcgATTATCATTCTGATTTCTCTGTATGTGCAGCTGGCAATGCTTGATCTCTAGTTTTGAAGATCGAATTAGAGTTTCGAAACACACTGATTCGTTTGGGCTTACTCAGGTTAGTCTCTTTTATCACCAAACAATCGCAATTCTAAGTCAATTGTTATGAATTGAGATTTGAATCACTTTAATTTCCTTATAGCTCGATCTCTGGCTGGAGCTATGGCGCAGAGTAATTGGGAAGCGGATAAGATGTAAGTTAATTGTGTGGTAAAGTTTCAATTcccagatttttatttttttgttaactttcCTTTTGTTGGGTGGGTGTAGGCTTGACGTTTACATATATGATTATTTGGTGAAGAAGAAACTTCATAACACTGCTAAGTCTTTCATGACTGAAGGCAAAGTCTCTCCTGATCCTGTTGGTATGTTTTTGTCCTGTTGGCTTcttttgattgtttttgtttcattgtCTTTTGGGTTTTTAAGCTAAGTGATTGAATGGTTTGAGTTCATGTGAATGATGTAGCGATTGATGCTCCTGGTGGGTTTCTTTTTGAGTGGTGGTCTGTGTTCTGGGACATCTTTATTGCAAGGACGAATGAGAAGCATTCTGAGTCTGCTGCAGCTTATATAGAGGTGGGCTATCTATCGTCTGgagataagtttttttttttccagtttgGTAACTGAGCGGTGGCTTTGATGTTTAGGCGCAACAAGGTAAAGCGAAGGAGCAGCAAATGCAATTGCAGCAGCTGCAGATGATGCGCCAAGCTCAAATGCGTAGGGATCCTTCTCTTGGGCCGATGAATGCTATTGTTTCTGATGGGATGGTTGGGCAGTCTAACAATGCCAGTGCTATGGCTGCAAAAATGTACGAGGAACGTATGAAGCAACCCAATCCAATGAACGCTGAGACATCCCAACCCCATATGGATCCGAGGATGGCCCTTCTCAAATCAGGAACAAGCCATCATAGGTAAATTTTTTGTCTcggcttaattttttttgcaggCATATTTACTGTCATCACACCGTTTCACCCCTGTCTCGTCTTGTTCCTGAAACAGTCAGATGGTCCAAGGGAATCATCAAGGAGGTGTTTCGGCAGCATTGCAGCAACTTCAGTCACGAACTCAGCAGAGCCCTGTAACTACCTTACTTGATGATGACTGTTCAAATCTCCTTTTTCTGGAAAGTTTccagttaaatttttttgtgtgtatcTGAATCTCTTGAACGTGCAGGAAATCAAAAGTGAAGTAAATCTTGGAGCATCTCCAAGACAACTGCCAGTGGATCCGTCTACAGTTTATGGCCAGGGGATTCTGCAATCGAAGCCTGGGATGGGGAGTGCAGGTAAATGAATCCAATGTAACGCTTACGGGATTATACAGTGGCAATTGTTTGACCCTTGACTCCAAAATTAACAAATTATTCCCTGTTATATTCTGAGAATTTATGGTGAATTACACAGGGTGATATGGTTAATAGCCTCTTGTgagaaaattttgtttatattttgttaGATCAAGTCTTATGGTTTTATGTTTTTCTCTTGTCAAGGATTAAATCCTGGAGTTGGTGTTCTTCCTTTGAAGGGATGGCCATTAACTGTAAGTCTCTGTGGTTCCTTTGCATGATTTATCTTTTCTTGTCATTCCGAATCCAGTTTTTCATCAAATTTGTTGTCAAATGTTATACAGGGCATCGATAATATGCGACAAGGTCTAGGCCCTCAGGTTCAGAAAGCTTTCCTTCAAAATCAAGGTCAATTTCAGCTCTCACcacagcagcagcaacaacaacagatTATGGCTCAGGTTCAAGGGCAAGGAAATATGACTAATTCGTCCGTGTATGGCGACATGGACACTCGCAGATTTTCAGGATTGCCCAGAGGAAACCTGAATTCGAAAGATGGCCAACAGAATGCAAATGATGGTTCTATTGGATCCCCCATGCTGTCAAATTCGTCaaaagtaagattttttttcccTAAAAATCAGCACAAAAAATGCATATCCCTGTTGAATGCAGTGGCATCTGTTGAGCtgaattcttttatttttcaagtGAACTTTCCACTATAAGCATAATGTTTTTGTGTCATCCTAAGGTTGATCTATCAAGGGAACACAATTTGGTTTCTCCTTGTTAACCACATCCTCCAAGAGAAAATTTATCTGCATATAAATAGCTTTTGACTCCCAAACATCTTTctgattttccatttttttccgTTATTGTTTTTGGTCTTTAGCTTATAAACATGCCGCAAGTACAGCAATCTTCTTCTCAGCAACAAGATCCTTTACTATCACAGCAATCACAGCAGGTACTTTTATGTTTATCATGTGGTTTTGTCTACATTAgtataatttttagtttgtaAGATCATTGATTCACAACTTCCTTTTTGTGTCTTTGATAGAACAACCGCAAAAGAAAAGGACCTTCATCTTCTGGTCCTGCTAACAGCACAGGGACAGGAAACACGGTCGGCCCATCCAACTCACAGCCGTCAACTCCTTCAACGCATACCCCTGTCGAAGGAGTTGCTATGACTGGAAATATGCAGCATGTGAATAACATGCCAAAAGGGCCAATGATGTATGGTTCTGATGCAATAGGTGGTCTTGCATCATCAGCAAATCAACTGGTATGTTTCTTAAGACAATCTAGCTTGGTTCTTGTAACATCTGAATCCAGCATACAGTTCCTTGTGTGAAAGGAAGTGCTTTCTTAGCGGCTTTAGTATTCTAGCCCTTTTATTTTCATCTTTCTTATGATAAGAAATGTAGCTGCAGGATGACATGGAACCGTTTGGAGATGTGGGAGCCCTAGAAGATAACGTTGAATCGTTTTTATCCCAAGATGATGGAGATGGAGGAAGCTTGTTTGGCACCCTAAAGCGGAACCCTTCTGAGCATACCGAAACCTCAAAGGGTATTATCTCCCCCCCTCAGACTAAAAATTCTCTACTAATAGACGATATATAGTAAAAGTGGTCCTTTTTTTCTCTCAGTTTTTAGTTTCAATGAGGTTGGCTCTATAAGAAGAAGTGCCAGTAAGGTCATCTGCTGTAACTTCTCATCTGATGGAAAATTGTTGGCTAGTGCTGGACATGATAAGAAGGTGCAACATCTTAATCTCTGAGGACGGAGCATACACTTTTCTTATGAACCCAACATCTAtagattttgtttgtttaagaACAGATAATGTGGATGCAATTTTTTTGTCAGTAGGTGTTTATTTGGAACATGGAAA encodes:
- the LOC106437764 gene encoding transcriptional corepressor LEUNIG_HOMOLOG isoform X1 is translated as MAQSNWEADKMLDVYIYDYLVKKKLHNTAKSFMTEGKVSPDPVAIDAPGGFLFEWWSVFWDIFIARTNEKHSESAAAYIEAQQGKAKEQQMQLQQLQMMRQAQMRRDPSLGPMNAIVSDGMVGQSNNASAMAAKMYEERMKQPNPMNAETSQPHMDPRMALLKSGTSHHSQMVQGNHQGGVSAALQQLQSRTQQSPEIKSEVNLGASPRQLPVDPSTVYGQGILQSKPGMGSAGLNPGVGVLPLKGWPLTGIDNMRQGLGPQVQKAFLQNQGQFQLSPQQQQQQQIMAQVQGQGNMTNSSVYGDMDTRRFSGLPRGNLNSKDGQQNANDGSIGSPMLSNSSKLINMPQVQQSSSQQQDPLLSQQSQQNNRKRKGPSSSGPANSTGTGNTVGPSNSQPSTPSTHTPVEGVAMTGNMQHVNNMPKGPMMYGSDAIGGLASSANQLLQDDMEPFGDVGALEDNVESFLSQDDGDGGSLFGTLKRNPSEHTETSKVFSFNEVGSIRRSASKVICCNFSSDGKLLASAGHDKKVFIWNMETLHTEIPPEEHGHIITDVRFQPNSTQLATSSFDKTIKIWDVSKPGYFVRTISGHNAPVMSLDFHPKKTDLFCSCDTNNEIRFWSINAANCLRGIKGASTQVRFQPKLGQMLAAASENIVSIFDVEQYRGVHSFKGHSSSVHSICWNPTGELVASLSEDSVKVWSVGSGECIHELSSSGNKFHSCVYHPTYPNLLVIGGYQSLELWDTGENKCMTIAAHECVISALAQSSSTGMMASASHDKSVKIWK
- the LOC106437764 gene encoding transcriptional corepressor LEUNIG_HOMOLOG isoform X2; the protein is MAQSNWEADKMLDVYIYDYLVKKKLHNTAKSFMTEGKVSPDPVAIDAPGGFLFEWWSVFWDIFIARTNEKHSESAAAYIEAQQGKAKEQQMQLQQLQMMRQAQMRRDPSLGPMNAIVSDGMVGQSNNASAMAAKMYEERMKQPNPMNAETSQPHMDPRMALLKSGTSHHSQMVQGNHQGGVSAALQQLQSRTQQSPEIKSEVNLGASPRQLPVDPSTVYGQGILQSKPGMGSAGLNPGVGVLPLKGWPLTGIDNMRQGLGPQVQKAFLQNQGQFQLSPQQQQQQQIMAQVQGQGNMTNSSVYGDMDTRRFSGLPRGNLNSKDGQQNANDGSIGSPMLSNSSKLINMPQVQQSSSQQQDPLLSQQSQQNNRKRKGPSSSGPANSTGTGNTVGPSNSQPSTPSTHTPVEGVAMTGNMQHVNNMPKGPMMYGSDAIGGLASSANQLDDMEPFGDVGALEDNVESFLSQDDGDGGSLFGTLKRNPSEHTETSKVFSFNEVGSIRRSASKVICCNFSSDGKLLASAGHDKKVFIWNMETLHTEIPPEEHGHIITDVRFQPNSTQLATSSFDKTIKIWDVSKPGYFVRTISGHNAPVMSLDFHPKKTDLFCSCDTNNEIRFWSINAANCLRGIKGASTQVRFQPKLGQMLAAASENIVSIFDVEQYRGVHSFKGHSSSVHSICWNPTGELVASLSEDSVKVWSVGSGECIHELSSSGNKFHSCVYHPTYPNLLVIGGYQSLELWDTGENKCMTIAAHECVISALAQSSSTGMMASASHDKSVKIWK